A genomic region of Prionailurus bengalensis isolate Pbe53 chromosome D1, Fcat_Pben_1.1_paternal_pri, whole genome shotgun sequence contains the following coding sequences:
- the LOC122484307 gene encoding ATP synthase membrane subunit K, mitochondrial-like, protein MGLLHALKDTTSRIGFFCKIEILVGPETDAQFHFTGIKKYYKSYTLTGRMNCVLATYRGIALIVIYFKLRSKTTPAVKATQMGFKVYLSF, encoded by the coding sequence ATGGGGTTGCTGCATGCACTAAAGGACACAACCAGCAGAATTGGTTTCTTTTGCAAGATTGAAATCCTGGTAGGTCCAGAAACTGATGCCCAATTCCATTTCACTGGTATCAAAAAATATTACAAGTCTTATACTCTCACAGGGAGAATGAATTGTGTACTGGCCACATACAGAGGTATTGCTTTGATTGTCATATACTTCAAGTTAAGGTCTAAAACAACACCAGCTGTGAAAGCAACACAAATGGGTTTTAAAGTGTACCTTAGCTTCTAA